In Apium graveolens cultivar Ventura chromosome 10, ASM990537v1, whole genome shotgun sequence, the following are encoded in one genomic region:
- the LOC141692093 gene encoding uncharacterized protein LOC141692093, which produces METGGSSAASNSQTMGSLEPEVVKRKSDDVGWDYGELTLPNNYDKIKCKLCDRAFSGGIYRLKQYIAGLRGNVKPCPKSTPLDKSKCLQALEGSKKRRYDKKERVEEVRDDVTISKDSDDVVELDSGGSKPVRTNEVHTYLAKWVYGAGIPFNAINNDDFHRFCEAVGQFGPGYIPPSQHQLREPLLKKEVERTKQSLKEQEDEWKKSGCSIMTDAWSERKRRSIMNLCVNCKLGTSFLSSIECSNEAHTAKFIYEYVDKYIQVVGPSNVIQVVTDNASNNMAAAKLLRDKRPHIFWTSFATHTLNLMLEAIGKTPKFKFVIDKAKALTIFIRAHHKTLALMRKYTNKRDIVRPGVTRFASSFLTMQSILEKQEKLKFMFLSEEWGQCKFSTSAKGVASYATIVNQSFWTNLAMCFELFKPLVKVLRLVDGDWRPSMGFVYGELKDAKKELIKLCKDVKEIYEPIIGIIDSTAKDRLDCPLHLAGYLLNPYYYYRDDEAQKDPACMAAILTCIEAFFADDFHVQHLVSNIELLKYKGMEGMFGKKLAKMGRIANNNSFDVVGWWSNYGAETPNLQMMAMKILSLTSSSSGCERNWSTFEGIHIKKRNILDAVRMSHLVYVQFNSKLFNKKKKMKEKYDVLVANDASMAQAWIVEGGDDDEELSFDSNITSEDIGEARVVRELDEEDFQSEDEVNNNENLMFDFDDSDEQGW; this is translated from the exons ATGGAAACAGGGGGTTCTTCAGCTGCTTCCAATTCGCAGACTATGGGTTCCTTAGAGCCAGAGGTTGTTAAGCGAAAATCAGATGATGTTGGGTGGGATTACGGTGAATTAACTTTACCAAATAACTACGATAAAATTAAATGCAAGTTATGTGACAGAGCATTTAGTGGAGGAATATATCGGTTAAAGCAATATATAGCTGGTCTTAGAGGTAATGTGAAACCATGTCCGAAGTCTACTCCTCTGGATAAATCTAAATGCTTACAAGCCTTGGAGGGATCAAAAAAAAGAAGATATGACAAGAAAGAACGTGTTGAGGAAGTTAGGGATGACGTTACAATCAGCAAAGACAGTGATGATGTTGTTGAACTTGACAGTGGAGGCTCTAAACCCGTACG AACCAACGAAGTACATACTTACTTGGCTAAGTGGGTGTATGGAGCAGGGATTCCTTTTAATGCAATTAACAATGACGACTTTCATCGATTTTGTGAAGCAGTTGGACAATTTGGTCCCGGATACATACCACCAAGCCAACACCAATTGAGGGAGCCACTACTTAAGAAAGAAGTGGAGAGGACTAAACAATCTTTGAAAGAACAGGAGGATGAATGGAAAAAGTCTGGATGTTCGATAATGACAGATGCTTGGTCTGAACGAAAAAGAAGAAGCATTATGAATTTGTGTGTAAATTGTAAACTAGGCACAAGTTTCCTCTCTTCTATTGAATGTTCAAATGAGGCTCATACGGCTAAGTTTATATATGAGTACGTGGATAAGTACATTCAAGTAGTTGGACCAAGCAATGTGATCCAGGTGGTGACGGACAACGCATCAAATAACATGGCTGCAGCAAAACTACTGAGAGATAAAAGACCACATATATTCTGGACTTCTTTTGCTACACATACACTCAATCTTATGCTTGAGGCCATAG GTAAAACTCCAAAATTTAAATTTGTGATTGATAAAGCAAAGGCTTTGACCATCTTTATCCGTGCGCATCATAAAACCTTGGCTTTGATGAGGAAGTATACAAATAAAAGAGATATCGTGAGGCCTGGTGTTACACGATTTGCAAGTTCCTTTCTGACGATGCAAAGTATATTGGAGAAACAAGAGAAGTTGAAGTTTATGTTTCTCTCAGAAGAATGGGGTCAATGCAAATTCTCAACTAGTGCAAAAGGTGTGGCCTCTTATGCAACAATTGTTAATCAATCGTTTTGGACTAATCTTGCAATGTGTTTTGAGTTGTTCAAACCTTTAGTTAAGGTTCTTAGGCTTGTTGACGGAGATTGGCGTCCATCTATGGGTTTTGTATATGGTGAACTTAAAGATGCCAAAAAAGAACTAATTAAACTTTGTAAAGATGTAAAAGAGATATATGAGCCCATTATTGGAATCATAGACTCGACGGCTAAGGATCGACTTGATTGCCCTTTACACTTAGCAGGATACTTGTTAAATCCTTATTACTACTATCGAGATGATGAGGCGCAAAAAGATCCAGCATGTATGGCAGCTATTTTAACATGTATTGAAGCATTCTTTGCTGATGACTTTCATGTCCAGCACTTGGTATCCAATATTGAGTTGCTGAAATATAAAGGAATGGAAGGAATGTTTGGAAAAAAATTAGCCAAAATGGGCAGAATAGCTAATAATAATAGTTTCGACGTTG TTGGATGGTGGTCAAATTATGGTGCCGAAACTCCAAATTTACAAATGATGGCCATGAAGATACTTTCATTAACTTCAAGTTCTTCAGGATGTGAAAGAAATTGGAGTACATTTGAGGGA ATTCACATCAAAAAGAGGAATATATTAGATGCTGTGAGGATGAGCCATCTAGTATATGTTCAATTCAATTCAAAACTTTTcaacaagaagaagaaaatgaaagaaaaatatGATGTGTTAGTTGCTAATGATGCTAGTATGGCTCAAGCATGGATAGTTGAGGGAGGTGATGATGATGAAGAGCTTTCTTTTGATTCTAACATCACAAGTGAGGACATTGGTGAAGCAAGGGTTGTTCGAGAACTTGATGAAGAAGACTTTCAATCGGAAGACGAAGTGAATAATAATGAAAATCTTATGTTTGATTTCGATGATTCCGATGAACAAGGATGGTGA